A genomic stretch from Candidatus Thiothrix anitrata includes:
- a CDS encoding GumC family protein, with protein sequence MTNPLDNRNQDHHLPFTSHQTSQAVSVINQPDDDKDDDEIDLRELWTTLKHRKGTIAIITVLIFIGTLIGTLMMTPLYRASVTLQIDKEDKKLLDFDVEAGNARSIDAKDFYQTQYELLKSRTLARMTIDDLSLEAALKGDELEKPFFAETLDGIKQSIYGEEEETEENANAPGKLGEMPIEDKFLKNLTVSPVKNSQIVTISYDHVDPQMATTIANSLADNFIKMNLSRRKDAASYAENFLQNELADAKSKLEESESKLVAFAKKETIIRMDDEKQGSLTSQTMSALNAALTEAEKDRITAESKYKQAQAAGASKTLENLTIQELKKNLAKIQGDYQEKLQIYKPDYPIMAQLQNQISELQLQIDQETGRITSTISGALQADYLAAKQNEDDLRKKLTKQQDELLTLRDKSIGYNTFQREVETNRNMYEGLLQRIKEIGVAGGIGANNISVVDPALVPYEKHKPNTRLNLALGLVLGLFLGVMIAFLIEFIDDRVKSSSDLERLLGLPLLGITPALKGKSITPIDYAMASFKQPTSALAESFRSMRTNLMFATRDGLPRSLSVTSSMPSEAKSSTCVNLATVLAQSGKRVLLVDADLRKPTAHKRLKLDNTLGLSNYLTHQASLDEVVQSLEIENVSIITAGPISPNPVELLSSDRMDELFALVPERFDIVIMDSPPTIDLSDALLLANRVSATIMVAAFAQSKKRALLDGMKRLRHAQANMIGMIFTKVRGNDSSGYGYDYQYYYSYGAQRTGEHTDKHDKKVAKA encoded by the coding sequence ATGACGAACCCGCTAGATAATCGGAATCAAGATCACCACTTGCCTTTTACATCGCATCAGACATCACAGGCAGTGTCGGTAATCAACCAACCCGATGATGACAAAGATGACGATGAAATTGACTTACGTGAGTTATGGACGACCCTCAAACACCGTAAGGGCACGATTGCTATCATTACAGTTCTTATTTTCATTGGCACCTTAATTGGCACATTGATGATGACCCCGCTTTACCGGGCGAGTGTTACGCTACAGATTGATAAAGAAGATAAAAAACTTCTCGACTTTGATGTGGAGGCCGGAAACGCCCGCAGCATCGACGCTAAAGACTTTTATCAAACCCAATATGAATTATTGAAGAGTCGCACTCTTGCTCGTATGACTATTGATGACTTATCGTTGGAAGCAGCACTAAAGGGGGATGAATTGGAAAAACCCTTCTTTGCGGAAACGCTGGATGGAATCAAGCAAAGTATTTATGGCGAAGAAGAAGAAACGGAAGAAAATGCTAACGCCCCCGGCAAACTCGGCGAGATGCCGATAGAGGATAAGTTTCTTAAAAACCTCACCGTCAGCCCAGTTAAAAACTCACAAATCGTCACTATCAGCTATGATCATGTTGACCCGCAGATGGCAACCACTATTGCTAACTCGCTGGCAGACAACTTTATCAAGATGAATCTCAGTCGCCGTAAAGATGCTGCATCTTATGCTGAGAACTTCTTGCAAAATGAATTAGCTGATGCCAAAAGCAAACTGGAAGAGTCTGAATCCAAGTTAGTCGCTTTCGCTAAAAAAGAAACCATTATCCGTATGGATGATGAAAAACAAGGCAGCCTCACCTCACAAACCATGTCAGCTCTGAATGCTGCACTGACAGAAGCTGAAAAAGACCGTATCACTGCGGAAAGTAAGTACAAACAGGCACAGGCTGCTGGTGCATCCAAAACGTTGGAAAATCTCACCATTCAAGAGCTGAAAAAGAATCTGGCAAAAATCCAAGGCGATTATCAGGAAAAACTGCAAATTTATAAACCTGACTACCCCATCATGGCGCAATTGCAAAATCAGATTAGCGAACTGCAATTGCAGATTGACCAAGAAACCGGGCGAATCACCAGCACAATATCTGGTGCATTACAGGCTGATTATCTGGCTGCTAAACAAAATGAAGATGATCTGCGTAAAAAACTCACTAAACAACAAGATGAGTTACTCACTTTAAGGGATAAAAGCATCGGCTATAACACCTTCCAACGGGAAGTTGAAACCAACCGCAATATGTACGAAGGTTTATTACAACGGATCAAGGAAATTGGTGTGGCGGGTGGCATTGGTGCAAATAACATTTCTGTTGTTGACCCTGCACTAGTGCCTTATGAAAAACACAAGCCTAATACCCGACTCAATTTAGCATTAGGCTTAGTCTTGGGGCTATTTTTAGGGGTTATGATTGCTTTCCTAATTGAATTTATTGACGACCGGGTAAAAAGCAGTAGTGATTTGGAACGTTTATTGGGCTTGCCGTTACTGGGAATCACTCCAGCACTGAAAGGCAAAAGCATTACGCCTATCGACTATGCAATGGCATCCTTCAAACAACCCACGTCCGCACTGGCTGAATCGTTTCGTTCCATGCGTACCAATTTGATGTTTGCCACCCGTGACGGCTTACCGCGCTCACTCAGCGTTACCAGCTCTATGCCATCTGAAGCAAAATCCAGTACCTGCGTCAATTTAGCAACCGTTTTGGCGCAATCAGGCAAGCGGGTTTTACTGGTGGATGCTGACCTGCGTAAGCCGACTGCACACAAGCGTCTCAAACTGGATAACACATTAGGTTTAAGCAACTACCTTACCCATCAGGCGAGTCTAGATGAGGTTGTCCAGTCTCTTGAGATAGAAAATGTCAGCATTATTACCGCAGGCCCGATCTCACCCAATCCCGTAGAGTTACTTTCCAGTGACCGCATGGATGAGTTGTTTGCTCTAGTACCCGAACGCTTTGATATTGTTATTATGGACTCACCACCCACCATCGACCTGTCTGATGCCTTATTATTAGCAAATCGAGTCAGTGCCACCATTATGGTTGCCGCCTTTGCCCAGTCGAAAAAACGTGCATTACTCGATGGCATGAAACGCTTACGCCATGCCCAAGCCAACATGATAGGTATGATCTTTACCAAAGTGCGTGGCAACGACAGTAGCGGTTATGGCTATGACTATCAGTATTACTATTCCTACGGCGCACAACGCACCGGCGAACACACAGACAAACATGATAAAAAAGTGGCTAAAGCGTAG
- a CDS encoding polysaccharide biosynthesis/export family protein — protein MQTSGVEDYRIGAADLLDIKVFQADELSREVRVDAHGNITLPLVGKIPVAGLTQSEAEQKLASIMQRNLLQNPQVTVFIKEFTSQRVTVEGQVKKPGVYPLAGQTSVLQAIAMAEGPSDLAATDKVVLFRRQGSQSKAHLIDLNAIRNGKAPDPYVRNDDRIVIHRSDSRFWMRETATILNPFATLNSLFN, from the coding sequence ATGCAAACATCAGGTGTTGAAGATTACCGCATTGGTGCAGCGGATTTGTTGGACATCAAGGTGTTCCAAGCCGATGAGTTGTCACGCGAAGTTCGGGTCGATGCTCATGGCAATATCACCTTACCCCTAGTCGGCAAAATTCCTGTTGCGGGTTTGACTCAAAGTGAAGCCGAACAAAAACTCGCAAGTATCATGCAGCGGAATCTTTTGCAAAATCCGCAAGTTACCGTATTCATTAAAGAATTCACCTCGCAACGGGTAACTGTTGAAGGCCAAGTCAAAAAGCCGGGGGTATACCCGCTTGCTGGACAAACCAGTGTGTTACAGGCCATCGCGATGGCGGAAGGGCCTAGTGATTTGGCAGCCACTGACAAGGTAGTGTTATTCCGTCGTCAAGGCAGCCAAAGCAAAGCCCACTTAATTGATTTAAATGCTATCCGTAACGGTAAAGCTCCTGACCCGTATGTACGTAACGATGATCGTATTGTGATACACCGCTCTGACAGCCGCTTTTGGATGCGAGAAACAGCTACCATCCTCAATCCTTTTGCCACGCTAAACAGTTTATTTAACTGA
- a CDS encoding tyrosine-protein phosphatase yields the protein MIDLHSHILPALCDGSQDLETSLAMARIAVADGTTHLACTPHINPPIYHNHKAGIAAAMEQLQAELDAHQIPLRLVIGADVNMNPDVMRGLKQGTIPTLNGSRYFLLEPSHHVPVPDFLGQIENFLNAGYIPVVTHPERLSWFNSHYEEFVEAAKMGAWMQITAGAIAGHFGKTAKQGAERLLLDGYVHIIASDAHGIKQRPPLLSEGMEAAAKLLNNPDEAQRMVTERPQAILDNMPPDSVTPALAFQHSVGNAPDLSRTEQLTPTKSWFRSLFR from the coding sequence ATGATTGATTTACACAGCCACATCCTTCCTGCACTTTGTGATGGCTCGCAGGATTTAGAAACCTCGCTGGCAATGGCGCGTATTGCCGTTGCCGATGGCACGACCCATCTTGCCTGTACCCCGCATATCAACCCACCGATTTATCACAATCATAAAGCAGGTATTGCAGCGGCAATGGAACAACTCCAAGCAGAATTGGATGCCCATCAAATTCCGTTACGCCTCGTCATCGGTGCTGATGTCAATATGAACCCAGATGTCATGCGTGGTCTCAAGCAAGGCACAATTCCAACCCTCAATGGCTCACGCTATTTTCTATTGGAACCTTCGCACCATGTGCCTGTACCTGATTTTTTGGGGCAGATTGAAAATTTCCTGAACGCTGGATACATCCCTGTAGTCACCCACCCAGAACGCCTATCTTGGTTCAACTCGCACTACGAAGAATTTGTTGAAGCAGCGAAAATGGGGGCTTGGATGCAAATCACCGCAGGCGCAATTGCTGGGCATTTTGGGAAAACCGCGAAACAAGGAGCAGAACGTTTACTGCTAGACGGTTACGTGCATATCATCGCCTCCGATGCACATGGGATTAAACAACGCCCCCCCTTGCTATCAGAAGGCATGGAAGCTGCTGCTAAGTTGCTCAATAACCCTGATGAGGCTCAGCGCATGGTGACGGAACGCCCTCAAGCGATTCTAGATAACATGCCACCCGATAGCGTTACACCAGCGTTGGCATTCCAGCACAGCGTGGGAAACGCACCGGATCTTTCAAGAACGGAACAACTAACCCCAACTAAAAGCTGGTTTCGCAGCTTATTTCGGTAA
- a CDS encoding nucleoside-diphosphate sugar epimerase/dehydratase, with protein MLTKLSEPLLQLPRWQKRLVMLALDCVLLPFAIWAAFALRHSTWIPDLDDGVWLLFLAPLFAIPIFMKLGLYRAVIRYITGHAMMAVLQGVTLSTLALATVSTLANLEGIPRSIYIIYWGTAFLLIGGSRYMMRRQFQRLHNRQHDRTRIIIYGAGNSGMQLATALSSSPEFRPVALVDDNPALHKATFQGLKVYAPNDLPNLVESLNVGQVLLAMPSASHARRKEILQILEPLPVQVRTIPSITDLVDGNVTLGDIREISIEDLLGRDPVPPDTQLLQANITDKIVMVTGAGGSIGSELCRQIAKLSPSQLLLFEQSEFALYTIDQELRTETHCPVIPLLGSVTDSGRVQQILRTFGVQTIYHAAAYKHVPMVEHNVLEGIRNNVLGTWRTAQAAQQCGVETFVLISTDKAVRPTNTMGATKRCAELLLQALAEARPPIPNPSPARGEGSKPLTRFTMVRFGNVLGSSGSVVPLFREQIRQGGPITLTHADIIRYFMTIPEAAQLVIQAGAMGEGGDVFVLDMGEPVRIYDLAKRMIKLSGLQLRDERHPDGDIEIHVTGLRPGEKLYEELLIGDNVLPTHHSRIMRAQEQQLPLAVLENYIQQFEELITTQNPVAARAVLQQIAKEFTPQCDVVDYEYSNRHPVAEFR; from the coding sequence ATGCTAACCAAACTATCAGAACCCTTACTCCAGCTTCCGCGTTGGCAGAAACGTCTCGTCATGTTGGCTCTGGATTGCGTACTACTCCCGTTCGCGATCTGGGCTGCATTCGCCCTGCGTCACAGCACATGGATACCTGATCTCGATGATGGCGTATGGCTGCTTTTCCTCGCACCATTATTTGCCATCCCTATTTTTATGAAATTAGGCTTATACCGAGCTGTTATCCGTTACATCACCGGACACGCGATGATGGCGGTACTTCAAGGTGTCACCCTATCTACATTGGCACTAGCCACCGTCAGCACCCTAGCTAACCTTGAAGGCATTCCGCGTTCGATCTACATTATCTACTGGGGTACGGCATTCCTATTGATTGGCGGTAGTCGCTATATGATGCGTCGTCAGTTCCAACGCTTGCATAACCGTCAACATGACCGCACCCGTATCATTATCTACGGTGCAGGCAACTCTGGAATGCAACTCGCCACCGCTCTATCCAGCAGCCCCGAATTCCGCCCCGTTGCCTTAGTAGATGACAACCCCGCACTGCACAAAGCTACATTCCAGGGCTTGAAAGTTTACGCGCCGAATGATTTACCCAACCTAGTTGAATCGTTGAATGTTGGGCAAGTTCTGCTGGCTATGCCCTCTGCGAGTCATGCCCGCCGTAAGGAAATCTTGCAAATACTCGAACCACTACCCGTACAAGTCCGCACTATTCCCAGCATCACCGATCTGGTAGATGGCAATGTGACGCTAGGCGACATCCGCGAGATTTCCATCGAAGATCTATTAGGACGCGACCCCGTTCCACCCGATACCCAATTGCTACAAGCTAATATCACCGACAAGATTGTCATGGTTACGGGGGCTGGCGGTTCTATCGGCTCGGAACTGTGCCGCCAAATTGCCAAACTATCCCCCAGTCAATTACTGTTATTTGAGCAAAGCGAATTCGCGCTTTACACCATTGACCAAGAATTACGTACTGAAACCCACTGCCCCGTTATTCCGTTACTCGGCTCTGTCACTGACAGCGGACGAGTGCAACAAATATTACGCACCTTTGGCGTGCAAACTATTTACCATGCCGCTGCCTACAAACACGTTCCGATGGTCGAACACAACGTGCTGGAAGGCATCCGTAACAACGTCCTCGGCACATGGCGCACCGCCCAAGCCGCGCAACAATGCGGTGTGGAAACCTTCGTACTGATTTCCACCGACAAAGCCGTGCGCCCCACTAATACCATGGGAGCAACCAAGCGTTGTGCGGAATTATTGTTACAAGCATTGGCGGAAGCCCGCCCCCCCATCCCCAACCCTTCCCCCGCAAGGGGGGAAGGGAGTAAACCCTTAACCCGTTTTACAATGGTACGTTTCGGTAACGTCCTCGGCTCCAGCGGCTCAGTCGTGCCCTTATTCCGCGAACAAATCCGTCAAGGTGGTCCTATCACCCTGACTCATGCTGATATTATCCGTTACTTTATGACCATCCCCGAAGCGGCACAGTTAGTGATTCAAGCCGGGGCAATGGGCGAAGGCGGCGATGTTTTCGTGCTGGATATGGGCGAACCTGTGCGCATTTACGATCTCGCCAAACGCATGATTAAACTCAGTGGCCTGCAACTACGTGACGAACGACACCCAGATGGCGATATTGAAATCCACGTCACGGGTTTACGCCCCGGTGAAAAACTCTATGAAGAACTGCTGATCGGCGATAATGTCCTGCCAACCCACCATTCACGCATTATGCGAGCGCAAGAGCAACAGCTACCATTAGCCGTGTTGGAAAACTACATTCAGCAGTTTGAAGAACTGATCACCACACAAAACCCAGTAGCTGCTCGCGCTGTACTTCAACAAATCGCCAAAGAATTCACACCGCAATGTGACGTGGTAGACTATGAATATAGTAACCGTCACCCAGTAGCGGAATTCAGGTAA
- a CDS encoding sugar transferase: MGQYGKTFRIHKFRTMVTDAEKRGLQITVGNDSRITRSGAFLRRYKLDELPQLIDVVIGKMSLSWPRPEVPKYVACYPEYLREVVLSVKPGITDLASIEFKDENTLLGQSDNPEQTYKETILPIKLGYYTKYATHHNVLLDFMLIMRTLKAIVS; encoded by the coding sequence GTGGGGCAATACGGCAAAACCTTCCGCATCCACAAATTCCGCACTATGGTGACGGATGCAGAAAAGCGTGGCCTGCAAATTACGGTTGGCAATGACAGCCGTATCACCCGCTCCGGTGCGTTTCTACGCCGCTACAAGCTCGACGAACTCCCACAACTGATCGATGTTGTAATCGGCAAGATGAGTTTGAGTTGGCCCCGCCCTGAAGTCCCCAAATACGTCGCCTGTTACCCAGAGTACCTGCGCGAAGTCGTACTCTCCGTTAAACCTGGCATTACAGATCTGGCATCCATCGAATTCAAAGATGAAAATACCCTGCTAGGGCAATCTGATAATCCCGAACAAACCTACAAAGAAACCATACTGCCGATTAAGCTTGGCTATTACACAAAATACGCCACCCACCACAACGTACTGTTAGACTTCATGCTGATCATGCGCACGTTAAAAGCCATTGTGAGCTAG
- a CDS encoding DegT/DnrJ/EryC1/StrS family aminotransferase gives MLYVPAGNNRTKTKRFESDFAEFIGGNCEAISVNSATAGLHLALEAIGISAGDEVITTPYTFTATAEVIRYLGAHPIFVDIDPNTFNIDPSKIEAAITSKTKAIIPVHFAGLACDMTSILTIARKHNLKMVEDAAHALPTRYQGQLIGSLDSDVTVFSFYATKTITTGEGGMIVTRNPEIAARCKVMRLHGISRDAFDRYTSTKPAWHYEVVAPGFKYNLTDLASSLGIHQLQKANRFQQRRQEMAERYTRELADLPLRFPPNAPDGDLHAWHLYVLRLTPQAGIERNQFIEAMAKCGIGCSVHFIPLHLHPYWRDSYHLQPQDFPYSLATYEQAVSLPLYTKMTDEDQTRVIAAIRGILSQCQNDSST, from the coding sequence ATGCTTTACGTTCCGGCTGGTAACAACCGGACAAAAACCAAACGCTTTGAATCCGACTTCGCAGAATTCATCGGTGGCAATTGTGAAGCCATTTCCGTCAACTCAGCCACTGCTGGCTTACATTTAGCACTCGAAGCCATAGGCATCAGCGCAGGCGATGAAGTCATCACCACACCCTACACCTTCACTGCCACCGCCGAAGTCATCCGTTATTTAGGCGCACACCCTATCTTTGTTGATATTGATCCCAACACTTTCAATATCGACCCCAGCAAAATTGAAGCCGCCATCACCTCTAAAACCAAAGCCATCATCCCCGTCCACTTCGCCGGTTTAGCCTGTGATATGACGAGCATTTTAACGATTGCCCGTAAACACAATCTCAAAATGGTAGAAGATGCCGCCCATGCCCTTCCCACACGCTACCAAGGTCAGCTAATCGGCTCACTGGATAGCGATGTCACCGTTTTCAGCTTCTACGCCACCAAAACCATCACCACTGGCGAAGGCGGCATGATCGTGACACGCAACCCAGAAATAGCCGCCCGCTGCAAAGTCATGCGCTTACACGGTATCAGTCGCGATGCTTTCGATCGCTACACCTCTACCAAACCCGCTTGGCACTATGAAGTAGTCGCCCCCGGCTTCAAATACAACCTTACAGATTTAGCTTCATCCCTCGGTATCCACCAGTTACAAAAAGCTAACCGTTTCCAACAACGTCGTCAGGAAATGGCAGAACGCTACACCCGTGAACTCGCAGACTTACCCTTACGATTCCCACCTAACGCACCGGATGGCGATTTACACGCTTGGCATTTATATGTGCTGCGCCTAACCCCACAAGCGGGTATCGAGCGTAACCAATTTATTGAAGCAATGGCAAAATGTGGCATTGGTTGCAGTGTTCATTTCATCCCATTACACCTACATCCCTATTGGCGTGATAGCTATCACTTACAACCACAAGATTTTCCTTATAGTCTAGCAACGTATGAACAAGCGGTGAGTTTGCCTCTCTACACCAAAATGACGGACGAGGATCAAACTCGCGTCATTGCAGCTATCAGGGGGATCTTAAGCCAATGTCAAAACGACTCTTCGACCTAA
- a CDS encoding GNAT family N-acetyltransferase, whose product MKSFSILTKKQANSNVNQHDFGEIYSLAVHEQASRKGVGSRLLNEYIKQEKYSSSKKGVFITTDNNSSNKAVIDFYKKNKFKHTSDFIQYPSRKMSIYTYHFTDKET is encoded by the coding sequence GTGAAATCATTTTCAATTTTAACAAAAAAACAAGCCAACTCTAACGTAAACCAACATGATTTTGGAGAAATATACTCATTAGCAGTACATGAGCAAGCCAGCAGAAAAGGAGTGGGCAGCAGACTACTTAATGAATACATTAAACAAGAAAAATACTCATCTAGCAAAAAAGGAGTTTTCATCACTACAGATAATAATAGCTCCAACAAAGCAGTGATAGACTTCTACAAAAAGAATAAATTCAAACATACTTCAGACTTCATACAGTATCCTAGTCGAAAAATGTCAATTTATACTTATCACTTTACAGACAAAGAAACCTAA
- a CDS encoding glycosyltransferase, with protein sequence MPFSIALAKMIGFNRFSFIYHCQDIHPEAMQAAGRSGIFDFFLQKLEKFSLKNADKIITLSEEMKDTLHHKTSNKNIFVADNYIPHVSSRSKKKKSKTSEVKLIYAGNIGIFQNLELLVDILLNEEISNTSLTIIGEGASKKHISKMINNHKNQNKIKLLPSVTSKEIGEIIANHDFGVVSLIPTMSLYASPSKINTYLAEGIPIICISDKNTELEKIIHKEKIGAYCYTNDKSNIINTLRNLSQLKNELDEDNIYSYYLKSNSREKLLANLFKTITS encoded by the coding sequence ATGCCATTTTCGATAGCTCTTGCAAAAATGATAGGTTTCAATAGATTTAGCTTTATATACCATTGTCAAGATATACATCCAGAGGCTATGCAAGCGGCAGGAAGAAGCGGTATTTTTGATTTTTTTCTTCAGAAACTTGAAAAGTTTTCTCTTAAAAATGCCGATAAGATAATTACTTTATCAGAGGAAATGAAAGATACATTACACCATAAAACAAGCAATAAAAACATATTTGTAGCTGACAATTACATCCCTCATGTCAGCTCGCGCTCTAAAAAGAAAAAATCAAAAACTAGTGAAGTAAAACTTATATATGCTGGAAACATAGGAATATTTCAGAACTTAGAATTATTAGTGGACATCTTATTAAATGAAGAAATTTCAAATACTTCACTAACAATAATAGGAGAAGGGGCTTCAAAAAAACATATATCGAAAATGATAAACAACCATAAAAATCAGAATAAAATAAAATTACTACCATCGGTAACATCCAAAGAAATTGGAGAAATAATTGCTAATCACGATTTTGGCGTTGTCAGCTTAATACCAACAATGTCACTTTATGCAAGCCCTAGCAAAATCAACACTTATTTAGCCGAAGGAATACCCATTATTTGTATTTCTGATAAGAATACAGAATTAGAAAAAATTATCCACAAAGAAAAAATTGGTGCATATTGCTATACAAACGATAAAAGCAACATCATAAACACGCTAAGAAACCTTAGTCAGTTAAAAAATGAATTAGACGAAGATAATATATATTCCTACTACTTAAAATCAAACTCAAGAGAAAAATTACTAGCTAATCTTTTCAAGACCATCACCAGTTAA
- the wecB gene encoding non-hydrolyzing UDP-N-acetylglucosamine 2-epimerase, with protein MKKLKVMTVVGTRPEIIRLSRVMAKLDQYCDHVLVHTGQNYDYELNQIFFDDLEVRKPDYFLQAAGASGAETIGKVIIGVDQALAEVKPDAMLVLGDTNSCMAVIPAKRRKIPVFHMEAGNRCFDQRVPEEINRRIVDHTADINLTYSSIAREYLLREGLPPDMVIKTGSPMFEVLNHYRAGIEASEILSRLELSEGQFFVVSAHREENIDSDKNFLKLVNVLNTVAEHYGYPVIVSTHPRTQKRVDAMTISFHPLVRLLKPLGFKDYNKLQMTAKAVLSDSGTITEESSILNFPALNIREAHERPEGMEEASVMMVGLETERVMQALFVLESQARGNTERTLRPVGDYSMPNVAEKVVRIIHSYTDYVNRIVWKKY; from the coding sequence ATGAAAAAGTTAAAAGTAATGACCGTGGTCGGCACTCGCCCGGAAATCATCCGCCTGTCACGGGTCATGGCAAAACTCGACCAGTACTGTGACCACGTTCTGGTGCATACCGGGCAGAACTACGATTACGAACTCAACCAGATATTCTTTGACGATCTGGAAGTACGCAAACCCGATTACTTCCTGCAAGCCGCAGGCGCATCCGGTGCGGAAACCATCGGTAAAGTCATTATCGGCGTGGATCAGGCACTTGCTGAAGTCAAACCGGACGCGATGCTGGTGCTAGGCGACACCAATAGCTGCATGGCAGTGATTCCCGCCAAACGCCGCAAAATTCCCGTATTCCACATGGAAGCAGGCAACCGTTGTTTTGACCAGCGCGTCCCCGAAGAAATCAACCGCCGTATCGTCGACCACACCGCCGACATTAACCTCACCTACAGCAGCATTGCGCGTGAATACCTGTTACGCGAAGGCTTGCCACCCGATATGGTGATTAAAACCGGCAGCCCAATGTTTGAAGTGCTGAACCACTACCGAGCAGGCATTGAAGCCTCTGAAATACTAAGCCGCTTGGAACTTAGCGAAGGTCAGTTTTTCGTAGTCAGTGCGCACCGTGAAGAAAACATTGACTCTGACAAAAACTTCCTGAAGTTGGTCAACGTCCTCAATACCGTGGCAGAACATTACGGTTATCCGGTGATTGTCTCGACTCACCCACGCACTCAAAAGCGTGTTGATGCGATGACTATCAGCTTCCACCCGTTAGTGCGCTTGCTGAAACCTTTAGGCTTTAAGGATTACAACAAACTGCAAATGACCGCCAAAGCGGTGTTATCTGACAGCGGCACGATTACGGAAGAATCCTCCATTTTAAACTTTCCTGCCCTCAACATACGCGAAGCCCACGAACGCCCTGAAGGGATGGAAGAAGCATCGGTTATGATGGTGGGCTTAGAAACAGAACGGGTCATGCAAGCCTTGTTCGTGCTGGAGTCACAGGCACGAGGCAATACTGAACGCACACTACGCCCAGTGGGTGATTACAGTATGCCGAATGTTGCCGAAAAGGTTGTGCGGATTATTCATAGCTATACGGATTATGTGAACCGTATTGTTTGGAAAAAATATTAA
- a CDS encoding polysaccharide biosynthesis C-terminal domain-containing protein translates to MKVLVTGADGFIGKNLLARFAEMADMEALRFSRQNTEQELPELVAAADAIIHLAGINRPLSPEEFVTGNTGLTTTLSRILTDTQRTIPVLFASSTQAALDNPYGSSKRAAEDALRQYAEQTGANVYIYRLPNVFGKWCKPNYNSAVATFCHNIANGLPININDPNAPITLVHVDDVVSDFIQVLQHTTSKTLTPRPPLPEVEGEQELVFLSPSTSGRGIGVRVIAPEYQTTVGELAQQIEGFRNSRNTLITPKVGTGLLRALYSTYVSYLPTTDFAYSVPKYGDQRGVFVEMLKTPDAGQFSFFTAHPGITRGGHYHHTKTEKFLVIKGKARFGFRHILTDETFTLETDGDNPQIVETIPGWAHDITNIGTDEMVVMLWANEQFDREHPDTYAHQV, encoded by the coding sequence GTGAAAGTCTTAGTCACTGGCGCAGACGGGTTTATCGGCAAAAACCTGTTAGCCCGCTTCGCAGAAATGGCGGATATGGAAGCCCTACGTTTCTCGCGGCAAAACACCGAACAGGAACTCCCTGAGCTGGTTGCCGCCGCCGATGCCATTATCCATTTGGCGGGTATCAACCGTCCGTTGTCACCGGAAGAATTTGTCACGGGCAACACAGGGTTAACCACCACTCTGAGCCGGATTCTCACCGACACCCAGCGCACGATTCCCGTCTTGTTCGCCTCCTCCACCCAAGCAGCCCTAGACAATCCCTACGGTAGCAGCAAACGCGCCGCCGAAGACGCTTTACGGCAGTATGCCGAGCAAACGGGTGCAAACGTTTACATCTACCGCTTACCTAATGTCTTCGGCAAATGGTGCAAACCCAACTACAACTCAGCGGTAGCGACTTTCTGCCATAACATCGCCAATGGTTTGCCGATTAACATCAATGACCCGAACGCACCCATCACACTGGTACATGTCGATGATGTGGTCAGTGATTTCATTCAAGTGTTACAACATACGACCTCGAAGACCCTCACCCCCCGGCCCCCTCTCCCAGAGGTAGAGGGGGAGCAAGAGCTTGTTTTTCTTAGCCCCTCTACCTCTGGGAGAGGGATTGGGGTGAGGGTCATCGCCCCCGAATACCAAACTACGGTAGGCGAACTCGCTCAACAAATCGAAGGCTTCCGCAACAGCCGTAACACCTTGATCACCCCTAAAGTCGGCACAGGGTTATTACGGGCGTTATATTCCACCTATGTCAGCTATTTACCGACAACAGACTTTGCTTACAGCGTCCCGAAATACGGTGATCAACGCGGTGTCTTCGTGGAAATGCTCAAAACCCCCGATGCGGGGCAATTCTCCTTTTTCACAGCCCACCCCGGCATTACCCGTGGTGGACACTATCACCACACCAAAACCGAAAAGTTTCTGGTGATTAAAGGCAAAGCCCGCTTTGGTTTTCGGCACATCCTCACCGATGAAACCTTCACGCTAGAAACCGACGGTGACAACCCGCAAATTGTCGAAACCATCCCCGGCTGGGCGCACGATATTACCAATATCGGTACAGATGAAATGGTCGTCATGCTGTGGGCAAACGAACAATTTGACCGCGAACACCCCGATACTTACGCACATCAGGTTTGA